A segment of the Triticum urartu cultivar G1812 chromosome 1, Tu2.1, whole genome shotgun sequence genome:
AGAGAAAGGTTTCCAACCGTCGTTATCACGGTCCTTTCTTGTGGGTAAATGTGTCAATTTCTTTTCGAGAAAATGCAAAGCCTGCATGTTGATCCATTGATAGAGAGAAAGATTTCCAACCGTCGATAGCACGGTCCTTTCTTGTGGGTAGATGCGTCAATTTTTAATTTTTTCAAGAAAATGCAGAGCTTGCGTGTCGATCCATTGATAGAGAAAAATATTTCCAACCGTCGTTAGCGCGGTCCTTTCTTGTGGGTAGATGTGTCAATTTCTTTTTGAGAAAACACAAAGCTTGCGTGTCAATCTATTGATAGAGAGAAAGATTTCCAACCGTGCAAGCCCAAGACTAGGTTGAAACAACAAAGCGATCAAGACCAGACCACGACCAGTGGCTGCTTGACACACAAACAAACTTCAGCCTAGCGGAAGCCATGCACACAAACACACAAGACACAAACCCCGCCACGAGTAGCAAGAATCCATCTTTGAAGAGGGCAAAGTTGTTCACCACGGCTCGCCATATTCCCTGTTTAGCCGAACATGTGCCAACATCCGTCCGCAAATACAGTAACAGTTTCTTTCTTTTCAAAATAAATGCAGCAACAAATTCATCTTCTGACTATACGTACTACTCCATCTGTAATGAAATATAAAAGCGTTTACATCACTATTTAATGATTTAAACGCTTTTATATTTATTTACAGAGAAAGTATCAATGAACAAGCCCTAATAAAGCTAAACCATGTTATCGGCAGCTGACGGGGGCTCTGGCCCCGGCACGACATGCTCCCTGCAGAGCGGGCAGGTGCCTTTGCTCTTGATCCAGAGCGCAAGGCAGCCCCGGTGGAACACGTGCCGGCACGCCGGCACCTCGCTGCACTCCGCCCCGCCCACCAGCGCCTCCAGGCAGATCGCGCACACCACCACCGACGCCCCGACCGTCGTTCGTCCGTCCTCCGTATCGGCGGGGTACGAGAAGTAGACCAGCTGCTGCGGCTCCCCTACGACGACCCTCGCCAGCGCCGTCCTCCGATGCTGCGAGCCCGGCCACAAGCGCCTCCTTTCGTCCGCCGCGGCCTCTGAGCGGATGCAATAGATCACTATGCAGACGGCAACAAATGCCCAAATCAGGGTAACAAGGCCGCCCTGGATGATGATGTCCATCGTCGTCGTTCGCACTAGCGTCTAGCGTGGTCTGTTGGAAGTTGGAACTTCACCAAAGGATCGAAATCACAAACAGCTGGGCAAAAAACTTATAGCTAAGGGCTGTATCATAACCTTTTCTCCCTATTTTCTTAATTTTCACGGTTACATTGGTATTGTTGCCGGTGCATACATACACATTGTCCAGCCCAGATCAAACGTAGCCAAAGCCGACTCTGACGAGATTCCTTTTTTTTTTTAAACCTCTGACGAGATTCCTAAACCTACTAGTACTTGGACATGGACTAGTACTACTCCCCTACACAACCACTATTTCAATTACGTCGGTTCAAATTCGCTTAAAACTAATTTGACCAAAGCAAATTTATGACCAACAATTTCCTCCTAGTTTTGATTTCCAGTCTCCTTGATCTTGACTTTTTCTAACAATGTACGGATGCAGACACTCACACACACATCCCTATGGAGCGTACACATGCACATTCTACCCTTATGAGCACCTTCGAGTGACTGAGTCAACACATTATCTTGAGAATGAAAGAGTCGCCACACACCTTTATAGTCGACagaaacgtctcctcccactgaacgcacaTCGCCGGTAGGCCTAAAATAAATACAGAAAAATACGAACACCAATGTCAAGTTTAGGACTTAAACTCTGGTGAGTTGGAGATACCACTGTCCTACTAACCATCCAACCCACAGGTTGGTTCCCTCCTGGTCTTGACTCATTGAGAATTCACATCTTGCCGATTTATAGATGTCGGTCCACGACAAATCAAATTATTGGCTAGATTGTTCGTCGCAATATCTCGTTCAATTTTGGTTTAGCGAATTTACCAACCATCTGGATTACCACTACTAATCTTGTAAAATACACCACCTTGCAGGTTACATCATCCACTCTAGCGAGATATATGCTGGCTACCTCGTGGGTTACATCATCTACTCCAGCTTCATGTAGAGACATGGCCTCTTAAAAAAGACCCACCTTCGTTGGTTTGTCGCCCCCATATATTTGAACTTGATATTCTTGCCGAGACACGTAAATGGGCGTGCTTCATCTTCAACAAATCCTTAAAGACGAGCACTTGGACATGAGGACGACACATAGAGAATGATGGCCGAACGTGCTAACTCGCATGACTAGCTGATTAGTTTAACACCCCCGCTAAGTTATTCTTGACGAATTTCCGACGCTAAACCTCGGCACCATTGCTGCCATCAAGGATCGTGTAGCATCGCCTTGCCGACCAGAGTTGTCGCCTTCCTCCTTGTCACTTCACAAATGATGATCATCTGATCCTCCTGGTCACTACACCACGAGCAACGCTACACGCACGGGCTCTTTTTTACGGGATCAACGGACTGGCTAGATTGGCATGCTTTGATTGTGTAGAATAATGGTGAGGGGCCCACCCCCACTGAAaatcaggggggggggggggggaggaggatTAGTTTGGAATATGCCCGTAAATCCCAATAACCAGTCCGTGCGTTTAGAATTTTCGCTACACCACCTATCGACTATACTGTCAGTCCCAGTCCGCTAGTAGGGTCGCCTCCCAAGTCAAGATCATCTTTAAATCTTTGACATTTTTCTGAGGCAAACTGTTGAAACTTCAGCACTAGATCGATCACATCAAAGGCAAACGCAAAAAACTTGTAGCCGCGGGCACGTATCGTCCCCCTCATCAACTTAATTCCTTTCTTAATTTTCACGGTTACAATTGTATGTTGTCTGCTAATAAGTTCCCGACATGAAGAAAAAATGGCATGTTGTCTATGTACATATACATGTGGTCCAGCCTCGACCATGTTGAAATATATTGCCGGCCTCTCTCCACCAGTTTAAACTTTTGAATGAGTTTGCTAAGCATGAATTCTATATGGTATTTAAGCCAAAATGTCTTGAGTTGAAGACACTGCGGCCTACATCGATCCCACCTCTAATCTAAGGACTAAATACTCTTTCCATCAGTTTGGACTTTAGGAGCAATTGACTGATTCACGGATTCAGTATGATAGCCGAGCCAGAAGGTCTTGAGTTTAAGACCCTGCCAACGCAGTATTAAGCTCAAGACCTCCTGGCTCGTCTCTAACTAAATCCCTCTCTCCACCTACGCCAGCCAAAGTCTCTAACTCGTCTCTGCCTGCATAGGGATTCAGCGAGGCTTCACCAAACATGTGATGTGTATGCGTGCATGCATGCAGAACGGACACTAGATCCACGTATGTGATGGGCGCTTTGGTTGATCTGAAAGGGTAGCAAACAACAGCTTCATCATCCGTCGGCAAGAGCCAGACCTAGACCCCGCACCCAGCTAAGTAAAGCTAAACCATGGCCTCGGCAGCCGTGATGGGTTCTGACCCTGCCACGACATGCTCCCTGCAGAGCGGGCAGGTGCTCTTGCTCTTGATCCACAGCGCGAGGCAGCCACGGTGGAACACGTGCCGGCACGCCGGCACCTCGCTGCACTCCGCCCCGCCGACCAGCGCCTCCAGGCAGATGGCGCACACCACCACCGACGCTCCGGCCGTCCCTCCGCCGCCCTCCGCGTCGGGCGCTGCGGGGTACGAGAAGTAGACCAGCTGCTGCGGCTTCCCCACGACGACCCGCGCCGCCGGCGCCGGCCTTTGCCGCTGCGAGCCCGGCCACCTCCCCCTCCATCGACCCGTGGGGGGCACGTTATGTCCTTGTTCCACCACCTCTGCAGCTGGTGCCATGCACCAGATTAGGCAGACGCCCAATGCCGCGACGAGGATAGCAACGAGGGCCATCATGTCCTGCCACATCATCGTGCTCGTTCGTTAGGCACGCGAAAGCTGCGGGACGCCCCAGCTAGCGTGGTGAATCGGGACGTACGCACGCGCGTGGAGATTGGCTCCTCCGCCTCTTGTGTGTTTGGCCGGAGATTTCTTTCTTGCAATACAATATAGGAGCAGTTTTCCATGATCAGGATCAGGAGTATATATATCAGCAACAACGGGCGGTGGTCGGGATCTGATTTGTAGGCGGAGTCACATGTTAACTCGATCTGTATCCGGAACGGAAAACAGCGTCGGCACTTTAGCAATCTCACACGtagttttcttttttctttttgcaaTCTCGCGTTGGGTTGCCCTTTGACGTCATTTGGGCTGGGCTTTAGTGTGTTGGCATCAGTTGCTTGTCGGCATTCAGTTGCGTGTCTAAATGTATTTGCGAATGGGACAAAAATGGGTTGAGCCCGAGTTGCATGTCGGCAGTGGACTTACAACTAGAACAAAAATGGGTCAGACACCTTATTGCGCATCGAGGCTGGAGTTTCATTTGAGGCAAAATTGGTAAGAACCCTTGTTGCCTTTGCCGGTTTCCTTTGTCAGACCAAGGTGCTAGTCTTTAAGAACCAACATGTGGCTCAACAATTAGGAGGATTGTTATATCCTTAGCCCCCTAGAGATCAAACTCCAGGTTTGACATATGTGTATCTCATAAAGACAAAATGTTCTTTTAGTGGGAGGCGACATTTCTGCCGATAGTGAGGCATTTGTGGTGATTTAGTAAACCTCAAGACCCATCGGCTCAGTTTCTCAAAAACTCTCTTAGGGGTAAGGTTTGTGTGTGATTCATCGAGGTGAGTGTATGTGCATGTATATGAGCGTCTACCTCTATATtgtgtttttcaaaaaaaatgttagTTGGTATAAATAAACACTTCAAATACAATGCATTGGGAGTGCCCTTAAGGAGAGTAAAATAAGAAAAATACATGAGAGATAGTAATGGGTTTACTTTCTCAAATTATAACAACAAACATTTTCGTGGGTTTATCATCTAGACATGACCTCAGCAAcatagtttattttatttttttcaaatGTTTTACAAGCTTTGCAGCATAATTTCATTTGGTTTTCACCATAACATCTTTGTTTTCTTTCACCTTATGGTTTCTCATAGACCATTCCTCGGCAGCCGAGAGCGGCTCTGGCCCTGTCATGATGACTTGCCTGCAGAGCGGGCAGGTGCTCTGGCTCCTGATCCATAGCGCGATGCAATCCCGGAAGTGTACACGTGCCCGCACACCGGCACCTTGCTGCACTCCTTTCTGTCCTCCAGCGCATCCAGGCAGATCACGCAGACCTTCTTCGACACCCCCTCAATCCGGCATCCTTCTCCGTGGCGGCAGCCGCAGAGCACAAGACCCTAGTTGTGGTTTCTCCATGACCACCGGCTCTAGTGCTTGATCCACCGGACTATTGTAACTCAACTAAGAATTACAGTGAAAAATCCACTAAGAAAATCTAATGTGAATCCACTAAGGATTACAGTGTAAATCAACTAAGGATTACAATGTAGATCCACTAAAGATCCACCATCAAATGAAAAAAGAGTAACTAACCTATAGCAATGTAAATCCACTAAGAATTACACTAATAAATAACCAGGGAAGTCCACAAGAGCAATCT
Coding sequences within it:
- the LOC125533199 gene encoding probable E3 ubiquitin-protein ligase ATL44, encoding MMWQDMMALVAILVAALGVCLIWCMAPAAEVVEQGHNVPPTGRWRGRWPGSQRQRPAPAARVVVGKPQQLVYFSYPAAPDAEGGGGTAGASVVVCAICLEALVGGAECSEVPACRHVFHRGCLALWIKSKSTCPLCREHVVAGSEPITAAEAMV